The genomic DNA TCAACCACCCATGTCCTCGATAGGAATCGTCTCACCGCAAACGATGGCGTTTGCGGAACCCCTGCAGTTGCAGAGCGGCGCCACGCTGCGCGACTATCACCTGATGGTCGAAACCTACGGCACCCTGAATGCCGACCGATCCAACGCCGTGCTGGTGTGCCATGCGCTCAACGCCTCGCACCACGTGGCCGGCTACTATGCCGACGACCCGAAAAACGTCGGCTGGTGGGACAATATGGTCGGTCCCGGCAAGCCGCTCGATACCGACAAGTTCTTCGTCATCGGCGTCAACAACCTGGGCTCCTGCTTCGGCTCCACCGGCCCGATGCACGTCAATCCCGCCACCGGCAAGCCGTATGGCGCCGCCTTCCCCGTGGTGACGGTGGAAGACTGGGTCAATGCGCAGGCGCGCGTGGCCGACCGTCTCGGCATCGCACAATTCGCCGCCGTGATGGGCGGCTCGCTGGGCGGCATGCAGGCGCTGGCCTGGAGCATTATGTACCCGGAGCGGCTGCGCCATTGCGTCGTGATCGCCTCCACGCCCAAGCTCTCGGCCCAGAACATCGCGTTCAACGACGTGGCGCGCCAGGCCATCCTGACCGACCCGGACTACCGCGGCGGCGACTTCTACGAGCACGGAGTGGTGCCGAAAAACGGCCTGAAGGTGGCGCGCATGATCGGCCACATCACCTACCTGTCGGACGACGACATGGCGGAGAAGTTCGGCCGCAAGCTGAGGGACATGGCCGAATCGGGCAGCTACAAGTTCGGCTACGGCATCGACTTCGAGATCGAATCCTACCTGCGCTACCAGGGCGACAAGTTTTCCGAATACTTCGACGCCAACACCTACCTCCTGATCACCAAGGCGCTGGACTACTTCGATCCGGCCCGCCTGCACGACGGCGACCTGGCCAAGGCGCTGGCCGTGACCAAGGCCAAGTTCTTCCTGGCGTCGTTCACGACCGACTGGCGGTTCTCGCCGGAGCGCTCGCGCGAGATCGTGCAGGCGCTGCTGTCGAACCGGCGCGAGGTCACGTATGCCGAGATCGACGCGCCGCACGGCCACGATGCGTTCCTGCTGGACGACTCGCGCTACCTGAACCTGGTGCGGGCGTACTACGAGCAGGTGTGGCAAGAACTGGCAAAGGAGGGCGCATGACGTTCGACGACCTGAAGGCCGCGCGGCCCGACCTGGCATTCATCGCCCACTGGGTCCAGCCCGGCGCGCACGTGCTGGACGTGGGCTGCGGCGATGGCGTGATGATGGAATACCTGCAAAGCGACAAGGGCTGCAGCGGCTACGGCCTGGAACTGGCCGACGACAAGGTGCTGGCCAGCGCCAAGCGCGGCGTGCGCGTGCTGCAGCAGGACTTCGAGAAGGGCCTGGGCATCTTCGGCGACAATTCGTTCGACACGGTGCTGTGCCTGTCGTCGCTGCAGATGATGAAGCACGTGGAAGACCTGCTGCGCGACATCGTGCGGGTCGGCGCCGAAGCCATCGTGTCGTTCCCCAATTTCGCCTACTGGCCGCACCGTGCCGCGCTGCTGCGCGGGCGCATGCCGGTGTCGAAGACGCTGCCGTACCAGTGGTACGACACGCCCAACGTGCGCTGCGCCACCATCGAGGATTTCCGTGACCTGGCCGCCGAGGTGGGGCTGGAAGTCATCGAATGCGTGGCACTGGCGGAAGGGAAGATCGTCAGCCTGCTGCCCAATTTGCGCGGCGAACTGGCCGTGTTCCGCCTGCGGAAAAAGGGCGGCCGTTAAGCTGTGATATCGTGTCGCCTGCGGGGCGGATTGCCATCAGATTAACCCGCGTGGACCAATACGATGAACTACTTGACCAGAAAAACCCGGCACGCGATTGCCTTCCTCTTCCTGGCGACCAGCATGCAGCTGGCGCCAGCCCAGCAGCCAGCGCCGTCGGCCGCGCCCGCGGCCGACGGCATCCCCGTCACGCGCCTGTCGCGCCTGCGCTTCTTCAGCGATGAGGAGGCGGTCAACCAGCAGTCGAAGCTGCAATACGACCAGCTGTTGAAGGAGGCCGACCAAAAGAACGCGCTGTTCCCGGAAAACCATGCGCAGGTGCAGCGCCTGCGCGCCATCGCCCAGCGCATCATTCCGCACGTGGGGC from Pseudoduganella armeniaca includes the following:
- the metX gene encoding homoserine O-succinyltransferase MetX — protein: MAFAEPLQLQSGATLRDYHLMVETYGTLNADRSNAVLVCHALNASHHVAGYYADDPKNVGWWDNMVGPGKPLDTDKFFVIGVNNLGSCFGSTGPMHVNPATGKPYGAAFPVVTVEDWVNAQARVADRLGIAQFAAVMGGSLGGMQALAWSIMYPERLRHCVVIASTPKLSAQNIAFNDVARQAILTDPDYRGGDFYEHGVVPKNGLKVARMIGHITYLSDDDMAEKFGRKLRDMAESGSYKFGYGIDFEIESYLRYQGDKFSEYFDANTYLLITKALDYFDPARLHDGDLAKALAVTKAKFFLASFTTDWRFSPERSREIVQALLSNRREVTYAEIDAPHGHDAFLLDDSRYLNLVRAYYEQVWQELAKEGA
- the metW gene encoding methionine biosynthesis protein MetW encodes the protein MTFDDLKAARPDLAFIAHWVQPGAHVLDVGCGDGVMMEYLQSDKGCSGYGLELADDKVLASAKRGVRVLQQDFEKGLGIFGDNSFDTVLCLSSLQMMKHVEDLLRDIVRVGAEAIVSFPNFAYWPHRAALLRGRMPVSKTLPYQWYDTPNVRCATIEDFRDLAAEVGLEVIECVALAEGKIVSLLPNLRGELAVFRLRKKGGR